The genomic interval CGCTTCGAGGATCTCGCGGTCGGCGCGTCGGGGACGGCCGCGTCGATCAGGGCGTTTAGGAGGGGAGACGATCAGGGGCTCGATGCGTGCCCATTGTGCGTCGGTGAGTTTCATGAGGCCGCTCCGATTATCGTGGCGATTACAGAGTATCCCTATTTTCCGGATAAGTTCTACAAACAGGCTCTGCTCGTAGTCCGGCACGGAGCGCAGCGGCGTGCCGTTTCGGGTCACGCCCTTCAGGCCCCTGGAAGGGAGAGCAGTGCCGTGGGATGGGCGCTGGCCCGGGAACCTGTCGCACGCCTCCCGGAGTTTGCCTTTTCGCCCGGAGCCATCCTTTTCCGCTCATGGCGATTCTGACGGTCCCGAAAGTTTTGCGTGAAAAACTCGGCGACGAGGGCGTCGAGGCGCTGATCGCTTTGCTCAACGAAGCGGCCCATCACGAACGCAACAATCTGCTGGGCATTCTGGAAGAACGTTTTGAGCGGCGCGTAACCGAGGAAGGCAAGCGATTGGACAATCGCATCGCAGAGGAGGTTGCCAAACTGGACCGCCGGATCACGGAGGAGGTTGCCAGACTGGACCACCGGATCACGGAGGAGGTTGCCAAACTGGACCGCCGGATCACGGAGGAGGTTGCCAGACTGGACCGCCGGATTACGGAGGAGGTAAAGCGGCTGGAGGTGTTGCTTGCCGAGACGGAGAAGCGACTGGATCACCGGATCACAGAGGAGGTGTCGCGGTTGGAGGTAGCGCTCAGCGAGCGGTATGCGAGTCTGGTGCGGTGGATGTTCATTTTCTGGGCGGGGCAGATCGGGGTGCTCGTGGCGCTGTTCGCGCTGCTGCGATGAAGCGGAGAATTCGTTCAGACATGCGTATATGGGATTGCCGATTTACTGGTGCATGAGGGGGCCACATCCCATGTGCCCGTGCTTTCAGCCCAGAATAAGCGGCGCCAACCCCCAAAGCCCCGAACGACGGCGCCCCCACCCAGCAGGCGCACCCTCCCCCTGGCCTCCTCCCTGGCAGGGAGGGGGAAGCACATGAGGAAAGACGGCGACGCTGAAACGCGCCCAGGCAACCGTTGCTACTGCCAGCTGTAGCCCACAGATCCTGCTCCCCCTTGCAGGGGGAGCTGTCGCGAAGCGACTGAGGGGGTCAAGGGATGCCGTGCACATGCACCATGATTCTCGGAAAATCATAGTAGTCAGAAACGAAGCGAAGCGCCGTCTCGGGGAGCGTCCATGTCCGCCTACGAATGCTCCGAACACGCCCGCGAGATGCTGCGGGAACGGAATATCCTGGAAGCATGGGTGAAACGGGTACTGGAGGAGCCTGAAATAACCGAGTGGACGTTACACTACCTTCGGGCGATTGAAGAGTTTGACGGAAGGTATCTGCGGGTCGTAGTCAATCCGGAGGCAGTGCCACAACGTATCGTGACCGTCTTTTTTGATCGCAGGCTAAAGCGGAAGGAACGATGAGACTGAAAGTGGACACGAAGAACGACGCCCTCTACCTGCGCCTCGATGAGTCGGCGGTGGTGGAATCGGAGGAGGTGCGGCCGGGGATTATTCTGGATTACAACGCGGAGGATCAGGTGGTGGGCATCGAGATTCTGGGAATTCGGAAGCGGATCCCGGAACAGATGCTGAAGCGTCTGGAGTTCGAAACGCTCTGAGCAGAAACAGGGGAGCAGCGGGGCATCATCGGCCGTCGCGTGCTGCCCCTGGGTGATGAAGGGTGTCGAGAAGTCGTCCGAAAAATCGTGTCGAAAAGGTTCGCGCTTGCGACCTGCATAGCGTTTCGCTGAGTTTTATAGCCTGTCGTTTGCAGCACGAACAATGCGCTTGTAGTCCGGCACGGAGCGCAGCGGCGTGCCGTCCCGAGTAACGCCCTTCAGGCTCAGCGGTGCTGCGGGATGGGCGCTGGCCCGGGAACCTATCGCACGCCTCCCGGAGTTTGCCTTTTCGCCCGGAGCCATCCTTTTCCGCTCATGGCGATTCTGACGGTCCCGAAAGTTTTGCGCGAAAAGCTCGGCGACGAGGGCGTCGAGGCGCTGATCGCTTTGCTCAACGAAGCGGCCCATCACGAACGCAACAATCTGCTGGGCATTCTGGAAGAACGTTTTGAGCGGCGCGTAACCGAGGAAGGCAAGCGATTGGACAATCGCATCGCAGAGGAGATTGCCAGACTGGACCGCCGGATCACGGAGGAGGTTGCCAGACTGGACCACCGGATCACGGAGGAGGTAAAGCGGCTGGAGGTGTTGCTTGCCGAGACGGAGAAGCGACTGGATCACCGGATCACGGAGGAGGTAAAGCGGCTGGAGGTGTTGCTTGCCGAAACGGAAAAGCGACTGGATCACCGGATCACGGAGGAAGTTGCCAAACTGGACCGTCGGATCGCAGAGGTGCAGGTAGCGCTCAGTGAACGGTATGCGAGTCTGGTGCGGTGGATGTTCATTTTCTGGGCGGGGCAGATCGGGGTGATCGTGGCGCTGTTCGCGCTGCTGCGGTGAAGCGGGACTTCGTTCAGACGCGTGCAACTGCGTATAGGGGATTGCCGATTTACCGGTGCATGAGGAGGCCGCAGCCCTACTACGACTACGAGACCTTTCATCATAGGATTGCCGATTTACCGGTGCATGAGGAGGCCACACCCCGTGTGGCGGACGTGATCCGGCGG from Rhodothermus marinus carries:
- a CDS encoding LA_3696 family protein, producing MAILTVPKVLREKLGDEGVEALIALLNEAAHHERNNLLGILEERFERRVTEEGKRLDNRIAEEVAKLDRRITEEVARLDHRITEEVAKLDRRITEEVARLDRRITEEVKRLEVLLAETEKRLDHRITEEVSRLEVALSERYASLVRWMFIFWAGQIGVLVALFALLR
- a CDS encoding DUF4258 domain-containing protein; translation: MSAYECSEHAREMLRERNILEAWVKRVLEEPEITEWTLHYLRAIEEFDGRYLRVVVNPEAVPQRIVTVFFDRRLKRKER
- a CDS encoding DUF2283 domain-containing protein gives rise to the protein MRLKVDTKNDALYLRLDESAVVESEEVRPGIILDYNAEDQVVGIEILGIRKRIPEQMLKRLEFETL
- a CDS encoding LA_3696 family protein, which produces MAILTVPKVLREKLGDEGVEALIALLNEAAHHERNNLLGILEERFERRVTEEGKRLDNRIAEEIARLDRRITEEVARLDHRITEEVKRLEVLLAETEKRLDHRITEEVKRLEVLLAETEKRLDHRITEEVAKLDRRIAEVQVALSERYASLVRWMFIFWAGQIGVIVALFALLR